Proteins encoded by one window of Chryseobacterium aquaeductus:
- a CDS encoding RNA polymerase sigma factor: MKNLEENFQLAKKQDRRAQKALYELFSAKMLAIANSYTNNIHDAEDILLNAFLKCFNKIGDCKEWKSFPFWLRKIVVNDSISFVRKNKNILYSDIEIADDYPDEDIDERLNEIDIEEIFSQMPPGYRLIFNLYIFEDKKHQEIAEILKISEGTSKSQLSKAKKWIADYLKVKENEQKNKGTVKI, encoded by the coding sequence ATGAAGAATTTAGAAGAGAATTTTCAACTTGCCAAAAAACAAGATCGGAGAGCCCAAAAAGCTCTTTACGAATTGTTCTCAGCTAAAATGCTGGCGATTGCCAATTCTTATACAAATAATATTCATGATGCTGAAGATATATTATTAAACGCTTTCTTAAAGTGTTTCAATAAAATAGGAGATTGTAAAGAATGGAAAAGTTTTCCGTTTTGGCTGAGGAAAATTGTCGTCAATGATTCGATAAGTTTTGTCAGGAAAAATAAAAATATTTTGTATTCAGACATTGAAATTGCCGATGATTATCCGGACGAGGACATAGATGAAAGACTAAATGAAATTGATATAGAAGAAATATTTTCTCAAATGCCGCCAGGTTATCGATTGATCTTCAATCTCTACATATTTGAAGACAAAAAGCATCAGGAAATCGCTGAAATTCTGAAAATTTCGGAAGGAACAAGCAAAAGCCAACTGAGCAAAGCCAAAAAATGGATTGCTGATTATTTAAAAGTGAAAGAAAATGAACAAAAAAATAAAGGAACAGTTAAAATCTGA
- a CDS encoding proline dehydrogenase family protein, whose amino-acid sequence MPIFNDTKVAFADKTDAQLRKAYWMFKMIEKPALTNIGTSLLNFTVHNNFPFVNGIVKNTLFEQFVGGETREESMKAVKQLFKRGVGSIFDYSIEGKEDEETFDAVCQEIKDIIKFSVGNPAIPFIVFKPTAFGRIDLYEAVGKNAELTSSQKEEWARVVKRFDEVCKLCHEHDKKVMIDAEESWMQDSADQLCEEMMEKYNQEKPIVWNTIQMYRTHRLEYMEANLQHAREKNYFIGYKIVRGAYMEKERARAAEKGYPDPIQPDKEASDKNYNAGIDFVMNHLDKVSAFFGTHNEVSSELVMDKMKAKGIENDNPNIYFGQLYGMSDNISFYLSDKGYNVAKYLPYGPVKDVVPYLTRRARENTSVAGQTGRELGLIKKELERRRK is encoded by the coding sequence ATGCCCATTTTTAACGATACTAAAGTCGCATTTGCCGATAAAACAGATGCTCAGTTGAGAAAAGCGTATTGGATGTTTAAGATGATCGAAAAGCCAGCTTTGACCAATATCGGAACTTCTCTGCTAAATTTCACGGTTCATAATAACTTTCCTTTCGTCAACGGAATTGTAAAAAACACTTTGTTTGAACAATTTGTAGGTGGTGAAACTCGTGAAGAAAGCATGAAGGCGGTAAAACAGCTTTTCAAAAGAGGTGTTGGAAGCATCTTCGATTATTCGATTGAAGGGAAAGAGGATGAAGAAACTTTCGATGCAGTTTGCCAGGAAATTAAAGATATCATTAAATTTTCTGTTGGAAATCCTGCCATTCCGTTTATTGTTTTTAAACCTACTGCTTTTGGACGAATTGATTTGTATGAAGCCGTTGGCAAAAATGCAGAACTGACTTCAAGCCAAAAAGAAGAATGGGCAAGAGTGGTAAAAAGATTTGATGAAGTTTGTAAACTATGTCACGAGCACGATAAAAAAGTGATGATTGATGCCGAAGAATCTTGGATGCAAGACTCTGCAGATCAGCTTTGCGAAGAAATGATGGAGAAATACAATCAGGAAAAACCGATTGTCTGGAACACCATTCAGATGTACAGAACGCATCGTTTGGAATATATGGAGGCAAACCTTCAACATGCAAGAGAAAAGAATTATTTTATAGGTTATAAGATCGTTCGTGGAGCATATATGGAAAAGGAAAGAGCAAGAGCTGCCGAAAAAGGATATCCTGACCCAATTCAACCTGACAAAGAAGCATCAGACAAAAATTACAACGCAGGAATTGATTTTGTGATGAATCATTTGGATAAAGTTTCAGCATTCTTCGGAACACATAATGAGGTATCTTCAGAGCTGGTGATGGATAAAATGAAGGCAAAAGGAATTGAAAATGACAATCCTAATATCTATTTCGGACAACTTTACGGAATGAGCGACAATATTAGCTTCTATCTATCTGATAAAGGCTATAATGTGGCCAAATATCTTCCATATGGGCCTGTGAAAGATGTTGTTCCATATCTTACAAGAAGAGCCCGAGAGAATACATCTGTTGCAGGACAAACAGGAAGAGAATTGGGCTTAATTAAAAAAGAACTGGAAAGAAGAAGAAAATAA
- a CDS encoding acetyl-CoA C-acyltransferase, producing the protein MKEVFIVSAVRTPMGSFMGSLSTVPATKLGATAVKGALDKINLDPKNVQEIYMGNVLQAGEGQSPARQVALGAGLSNGTIATTINKVCASGMKAVTMAAQAIKAGDADVIVAGGMENMSMVPHYFNARNATKLGDVKMQDGMVLDGLTDVYGKVHMGVCAEKCATDYSFSREDQDNFAIESYKRSAKAWSEGKFTEEVVPVSIPQRKGDPVIFAEDEEYKSVNFDRLSTLPTVFKKENGTVTAANASTLNDGASALILVSKEKMEELGLKPLAKIISYADAAHEPENFTTAPSKALPIALGKAGLEVSDIDFFEFNEAFSVVGLANNKILGLDAAKVNVNGGAVALGHPLGSSGSRIIVTLINVLKQNGGKYGAAAICNGGGGASAIVIEIM; encoded by the coding sequence ATGAAAGAAGTATTCATTGTTTCCGCAGTAAGAACTCCTATGGGAAGTTTTATGGGAAGCTTATCAACAGTTCCGGCTACAAAATTGGGAGCAACTGCAGTAAAAGGAGCGTTAGACAAGATCAATCTTGATCCGAAAAATGTTCAGGAAATCTATATGGGTAACGTTTTACAGGCAGGAGAAGGTCAATCTCCAGCGCGTCAGGTAGCTTTGGGAGCTGGGTTATCGAATGGAACTATTGCTACAACCATCAACAAAGTTTGTGCTTCAGGAATGAAAGCTGTAACGATGGCTGCACAGGCAATCAAAGCTGGTGATGCAGATGTTATCGTAGCCGGAGGTATGGAAAATATGTCAATGGTTCCACATTATTTCAATGCAAGAAATGCAACAAAATTGGGTGATGTAAAAATGCAGGATGGTATGGTTTTGGACGGTCTTACAGACGTATACGGAAAGGTACACATGGGTGTTTGCGCAGAAAAGTGTGCAACAGATTATAGTTTCTCAAGAGAAGATCAGGATAATTTCGCTATCGAATCTTATAAAAGATCTGCAAAGGCTTGGAGCGAAGGTAAATTTACCGAAGAAGTTGTTCCGGTGTCTATTCCGCAAAGAAAAGGAGATCCTGTGATTTTTGCAGAAGATGAAGAATACAAATCTGTGAATTTTGACAGACTATCTACACTTCCAACGGTTTTCAAAAAAGAGAACGGTACGGTAACAGCAGCCAATGCATCTACTTTAAATGACGGTGCTTCTGCATTAATTCTTGTGTCTAAAGAAAAAATGGAAGAACTAGGCTTGAAGCCTTTAGCAAAAATCATTTCTTATGCTGATGCTGCTCATGAGCCGGAAAATTTCACAACAGCGCCTTCAAAGGCATTGCCAATTGCTCTTGGAAAGGCTGGTTTAGAAGTTTCCGATATAGATTTCTTTGAATTCAATGAAGCGTTTTCTGTAGTCGGTTTAGCAAACAACAAAATCTTAGGATTAGATGCTGCTAAAGTAAACGTAAATGGTGGGGCTGTTGCTTTGGGACATCCACTTGGAAGTTCAGGTTCTAGAATCATTGTTACTCTGATCAATGTTTTAAAACAAAACGGAGGAAAATACGGTGCTGCAGCAATTTGTAATGGTGGCGGAGGAGCTTCTGCTATCGTTATTGAAATTATGTAA
- a CDS encoding UbiA family prenyltransferase — protein MNSEKETFQEENFVSKSLFYRFSQLVGFLLGARFFVAILLTFALYVSTFFLFNQEESFRNFVFDFKVHGIIFCTVLSILSGGIINQFYDFEKDHIVKPFRTRIQSFIKQKYFLYAYLALSIISLGVASFISYRVLVFFIVYQFFMWFYSHKMSRILIVNNITFVSLTLYPFFGMMVYYETFSKKILLMAIFLFLILLCIDIVKDTLTKSVDKTFGYVTIPNYFTSKNTKTIIISLLMITMAVSMKLILKTGTSGFMAYYFSLGLFIMIACIYLLLNSSKKSKFFTLNILRFWVFVGIIAMLLNGIEGKL, from the coding sequence ATGAATTCTGAAAAAGAAACTTTCCAGGAAGAGAATTTTGTTTCCAAATCTCTGTTTTACAGATTTTCACAATTAGTAGGATTTTTATTAGGAGCAAGGTTTTTTGTTGCTATTTTGCTTACTTTTGCTCTCTACGTTTCTACGTTTTTCTTATTTAATCAGGAAGAATCTTTCAGAAATTTCGTTTTCGATTTCAAAGTTCACGGTATTATTTTCTGTACCGTTCTTTCCATACTTTCTGGCGGAATTATCAATCAATTTTACGATTTTGAGAAAGACCATATTGTAAAACCTTTCCGGACGAGAATTCAAAGTTTTATCAAGCAAAAATATTTCCTGTATGCTTATTTGGCTCTCAGTATCATTTCATTAGGAGTTGCAAGTTTTATCTCATACAGAGTTCTTGTTTTCTTTATCGTTTACCAGTTTTTTATGTGGTTTTACAGTCATAAAATGAGTCGCATTTTAATCGTAAATAACATCACATTTGTCAGTCTTACTTTATATCCGTTCTTCGGAATGATGGTGTATTATGAGACTTTTTCAAAGAAAATTCTGCTGATGGCGATTTTTTTATTTCTGATTCTTTTATGTATCGATATTGTAAAAGATACCTTGACGAAAAGTGTAGATAAGACATTTGGCTATGTAACGATTCCCAATTATTTTACAAGTAAAAACACTAAAACCATCATTATTTCTTTATTGATGATCACGATGGCAGTTTCAATGAAACTTATTTTAAAAACTGGAACCTCAGGGTTTATGGCGTATTATTTTTCTTTAGGATTATTCATTATGATTGCATGCATATATTTGCTTTTAAATTCATCAAAAAAGTCTAAATTTTTCACGCTTAATATTTTACGTTTTTGGGTTTTTGTAGGAATTATCGCAATGCTGCTCAACGGAATTGAGGGCAAGTTGTAG
- a CDS encoding MFS transporter: MELKTQNIKNNPKIMKAWAVYDWANSVYSLVITSAIFPIYFTILTTAYNKKEYVAAANEVQEIPVRNMITVFGEAYEPEAVLSFSYAISFFLVVLLSPFLSSLADTIGNKKSFLQFFCYLGATSCMGLAMFTGMENIFLGLLFSITASVGFWGSLVFYNSFLPDIATPEKQDALSAKGYIYGYLGSVVLLIICLVLIQVVAKGPEQTNIFIRVSFLLTGAWWFGFSQYTFKHLPQFGDVKEKLPKDLVLLNYKNIFKRHEDQGGFFEVLKDNISFYKDIAKESFRELYRVGSKLFADKNLKYFLLSFFFYSVGMQTIFLMAVPFGSTDIFPKQVDKYKLIITILVIQIIAIFGAFLFSRLSKKIGNKNVITIAVVIWIVCCVSAFSLNKENPNLQLQFYALAGLIGLVMGGLQAMSRSTYSKLLPENSMENTTYFSFYDVLEKIAIICGMLIFSVFIQKFGNMQYAFIAMSGFFAIGAITIRFLKTKI; encoded by the coding sequence ATGGAACTCAAAACACAAAACATAAAGAACAACCCGAAGATCATGAAAGCCTGGGCAGTATATGACTGGGCAAATTCTGTGTATTCTTTGGTGATAACGTCGGCAATTTTTCCTATTTATTTTACAATCTTAACGACTGCTTACAATAAAAAAGAATATGTTGCAGCAGCGAATGAGGTACAGGAAATTCCTGTAAGAAACATGATAACAGTTTTTGGTGAAGCTTATGAACCTGAAGCAGTACTGAGTTTTTCTTATGCAATTTCTTTCTTCTTAGTCGTTCTTTTGTCTCCTTTTTTATCTTCTTTAGCCGATACTATTGGAAATAAAAAATCTTTTTTGCAGTTTTTCTGTTATCTCGGAGCAACTTCTTGTATGGGATTGGCGATGTTTACCGGAATGGAAAATATTTTCCTTGGTTTGCTCTTCAGCATTACCGCAAGTGTTGGCTTTTGGGGAAGTTTAGTATTTTACAATTCATTTTTACCGGATATTGCAACACCCGAAAAGCAAGATGCACTTTCTGCTAAAGGATATATTTATGGATATTTAGGATCAGTGGTTTTATTGATAATCTGTTTGGTATTGATACAAGTGGTAGCAAAAGGTCCGGAACAGACGAATATATTCATCAGAGTCAGCTTTCTTTTGACAGGAGCCTGGTGGTTTGGTTTTTCGCAATATACGTTCAAGCATTTGCCTCAGTTTGGCGATGTAAAAGAAAAACTTCCAAAAGATTTAGTATTATTAAATTATAAAAACATCTTCAAAAGACATGAGGATCAAGGAGGTTTTTTTGAAGTTTTAAAAGATAACATCAGTTTTTACAAAGATATTGCAAAAGAAAGTTTCAGAGAATTATACAGAGTTGGGAGTAAATTGTTTGCAGATAAAAATTTAAAATATTTTCTGCTTAGTTTCTTCTTTTACAGCGTTGGGATGCAGACGATTTTTCTGATGGCTGTACCTTTTGGGAGCACAGATATCTTCCCGAAACAAGTAGATAAATACAAATTGATCATTACCATTTTGGTAATCCAGATTATTGCGATTTTCGGAGCATTTTTGTTTTCAAGATTATCAAAAAAAATTGGTAATAAAAACGTAATTACAATCGCAGTCGTTATTTGGATTGTTTGTTGTGTTTCTGCTTTTTCTCTCAATAAAGAAAATCCTAATCTTCAGCTACAATTTTATGCATTGGCTGGTCTTATAGGTTTAGTAATGGGAGGTCTTCAAGCGATGTCCAGATCTACATATTCAAAGCTTTTGCCGGAAAATTCAATGGAAAATACAACATATTTCAGCTTTTATGATGTTCTGGAAAAAATAGCAATTATTTGCGGAATGCTAATTTTTAGTGTATTTATTCAAAAATTTGGAAATATGCAATATGCCTTCATTGCTATGTCCGGATTTTTTGCGATAGGAGCAATCACTATAAGATTCTTAAAAACTAAAATCTAG
- a CDS encoding mevalonate kinase family protein, protein MTNPLFYAKILLFGEYGIIEDSQGLTLPYSFYKGTLKFSSLDSEFEKKSNGHLIKYAEYLQTLELPEGFELNVSEFLKEISKGLFFDSNIPQGYGVGSSGALVAAIFERYSITKYIPDFVSKDQLKNLKKVFGLMESYFHGRSSGIDPLICYMNLPILIENKESVDKVAIPKSEEGKGAIFLIDSGMTGETGPMVQIFFEKMKTEGFRKTLKEEFIRYNNACIDSFLKKDMNPFFRNLKKLSHWAYEHFRPMIPESIFNIWKKGLDSNAYYLKLCGSGGGGYILGFTKDYDKAEKMLDGFHIEVIYRF, encoded by the coding sequence ATGACGAACCCTCTGTTTTACGCTAAAATTCTTCTCTTCGGAGAATACGGAATTATTGAAGATTCTCAGGGTTTGACGCTCCCTTACAGTTTTTATAAAGGCACATTGAAGTTTTCATCATTAGACTCCGAATTTGAAAAGAAGTCGAATGGTCATCTTATTAAATACGCAGAATATTTACAAACACTAGAACTTCCTGAAGGTTTTGAATTAAATGTCTCTGAGTTTCTAAAAGAAATTTCGAAGGGTTTATTTTTCGACAGCAACATTCCGCAAGGATATGGAGTGGGCAGTTCCGGAGCTTTGGTGGCTGCAATTTTCGAACGTTATTCAATCACAAAATATATACCTGACTTTGTATCTAAAGACCAATTAAAAAATCTTAAAAAGGTTTTTGGTCTGATGGAAAGCTATTTTCATGGCAGAAGTTCAGGTATAGATCCTTTGATATGCTACATGAATTTGCCAATTCTTATTGAAAATAAAGAAAGTGTAGACAAAGTAGCAATTCCAAAAAGCGAAGAAGGAAAAGGAGCTATCTTTTTAATTGATTCCGGAATGACTGGAGAAACCGGTCCGATGGTTCAGATTTTCTTTGAAAAAATGAAAACAGAAGGTTTCCGAAAAACCTTGAAAGAAGAGTTTATACGTTACAATAATGCGTGCATCGACTCTTTCCTTAAAAAAGATATGAATCCGTTTTTTAGAAACCTTAAAAAGCTTTCTCACTGGGCATACGAACATTTCCGTCCGATGATTCCTGAAAGTATTTTTAATATCTGGAAAAAAGGGCTTGATTCTAATGCGTATTATCTGAAACTTTGCGGAAGCGGAGGCGGAGGTTATATTTTAGGATTTACAAAAGATTACGACAAAGCAGAAAAAATGCTTGATGGTTTCCATATAGAAGTGATTTACAGATTCTAA
- a CDS encoding gliding motility protein GldL → MKAKYAITIFLIGFLITLLGAGLKITHFSFGPLNGNICLTVGSVIQGLGILLIIFKVFTNRKFKNFLNK, encoded by the coding sequence ATGAAAGCTAAATATGCCATTACCATCTTTTTAATAGGATTTTTAATTACTCTTTTAGGTGCAGGGCTCAAAATTACACATTTCTCGTTCGGACCACTTAACGGAAATATATGCTTGACGGTAGGTTCTGTTATTCAGGGTTTGGGTATTTTGCTGATTATTTTTAAAGTTTTCACTAATCGAAAATTCAAGAATTTTTTAAATAAATAA